Genomic window (Desulfovibrio sp. TomC):
AACTCTCCATGAAGCGGGTGGCGGCGGCCTTTGGCGGCAAGACGGCGGGCATGATGCCGCCGGCCGAGGCCGAGAAGGTCACCGGCTACCACGTCGGCGGCATAAGCCCCTTTGGCGCACGCAAGAAAGTGCCCGTCGCCATGGAGGCGGCGGCGGGGGCCGAGCCGTATGTCATTATAAATGGCGGCCAGCGCGGGGTGATGGTGCGTCTGGCCCCGGATGATGCCGTGCGGGTCCTTGGGGCTGTGGTTGCGCCGCTTTTGGCCTGAGCCGGTCGGTTGGCTGCGGCTGTGGCCGGTGGCCCCAAAAGGGCGACGGCCTGAAAACGTCGGGGTCAAGGGGGCGCACCATCAAGGAAGAGTCCGCCGCAAGCCGCAACGAGACATCTCTCGGTTGGCGCCACGGCAGTTTGCGGGTGATGCGGGCGACGGACCCTTCATTGGTGGTGCGCGCGTCCCAGGCCCCGTGCAGCTGGCCTAGACCGCCCGTTTCGCTTCCCGGGAGCGGAGCGTCTCCCGGGAAGCGGTGTCTGTTCGGGCGAACTACAGGGCCGCGGTGTAGATGTCGGCGACATCCTTGTCCGTGGCGCAGCGCGGATTGGTGAAGCGGCAGATGTCTTTTTGGGCGTTGGCGGTCATGGTCGGGATGTCGGCGGCCTTGACTTCCTTGTTGTAGCGTCGGCCCAGGTCCACGAGATTGGCGGGGATACCCACATCGGCGGACAGCTGGCGGATGGCCTTGAGCGCCAGTTCGGCCGCGTCGCGCGGGGCCAAGCCGGTGATGTTCTCGCCCATGATCTCGGCCATGGCCGCAAACTTCTCCACCTTGGCGATGAGGTTGAACTTCTCGACATAGGGCAGAAGCAGGGCGTTGCATTCACCGTGGGGCAGGTTGTAAAATCCGCCGAGCTGGTGGGCCATGGAATGCACGTAGCCAAGGCTCGCGTTGTTAAAGGCCATGCCGCCGAGGTACTGGGCGAAGCACATGCCTTCCCGGGCTTCCAGATCCTGGCCGTTGGCCACGGCCTTGCGCAGATATTTAAACACCAGCTTGATGGATTCAATGGCGCAGGCGTCGGTCATGGGATTGGCAATGGTGGAGACAAAGGCTTCCACGGCGTGGGTCAGGGCGTCCATGCCGGTGGCGGCGGTCAGGGCCGGGGGCATGCCGACCATGAGGACCGGATCGTCGATGGCGATGCCCGGGGTGACGCGCCAATCGGCAATGGCCATTTTGACGTGGCGGGAGGTGTCGGTGATGACCGCGAACCGGGTCATTTCCGAGGCCGTGCCGGCGGTGGTGTTGACGGCCAGATAGGGCATGAGCGGCTTGGTGGACTTGTCGACGCCTTCGTAGTCGTGGATCTTGCCGCCGTTGGCAATGAGCAGGGCGATGCCTTTGCCGCAGTCGTGGGAGGACCCGCCGCCAAGGGTGATGAGGCTGTCGCAGCCGTTCTTCTTGAAAATGGCCACGCCGTCGTCGACGTTTTTATCCGTGGGGTTGGGCACGGTCTCGTCATAGATCACGTAGGGCATGGCCGCGGCGTCGAGCAGGTCGGTCACCTGTTTGACAATGCCGGCGGCAACCACGCCCTTGTCCGTGACGAGCAGCGGTTTGCTGCCGCCCAGGGCCTTGATCTTCTCCGGAATCAGCTTGGACGCGCCGATACCGATAAACGTCACGCTGGGGATGAAAAAGCCGTAGACCTGTTCCTGAACTGCCATTGCGTCCTCCGAGAATGTTAGAGGTTATCCGTGTCTCGTTGCTTGGCGCAGTTGTTGCTTGTATGGCGGCTATTCGCTTTATGAGAGGGCATCGCCAGTCAATGGCGTTGTGCTTCCTGAGTAAAAACATATGAAATAATCTTTTCGCCTGCTGTCATCTTGCGGAATGGATGCGGCGATAAAACAGTCAGCGACCTTTTGCCTGGTTGGTTTCTCTTTTGTTGCGGGCCTGTCGTGGTGACAGGATCACGTTTCAGAGAGCAAAAGGTGGACCATCTCTGGCGAAACCTGGTGTGAGTGTATAATCTGGTGTAATTATAGGATGTTGTCTTTCTGGTCAGGCCGGGGGATGGGACAGGTGGAGTGTCCATAATATGGACATGTCAGGCTGACATGTCCGCTTTGCAGGCAGTCGTGAACATAGGGCAGGCGACCGGCGCGGGGCATTGCCAGGACTGGGCATGAGACTGTCGGGGATGGGGATGCGCTTCGGCATCGGAGGGTGGATGTCCGGGGCAGGGCGCACTCGCCGGGGCAAGCCGTTTGGCGCGGCCTGTGGACTTACCCGGCTCGGAACGTGTCGGCTGCGATGCCGTATTGCTTGAGCTTGGCGTAGAGCGTGGTGCGCGAGATGTGGAGCAGCGACGAGGTGCGCCGGAAGTTGCCGCCGGTCTCGCGCAGGGTCTGGACGATCAGCGCCTTTTGGATGCGCTTAAGCGACATGGCCGCCTCGCCGGGCCTTTGCTGCTGG
Coding sequences:
- the ybaK gene encoding Cys-tRNA(Pro) deacylase, which codes for MSKTTRATQFLAKAGIAFETIQYAYESGAERIGLQAAAAIGEAPSRVLKTLMVLVDGKPACTVVPSDGELSMKRVAAAFGGKTAGMMPPAEAEKVTGYHVGGISPFGARKKVPVAMEAAAGAEPYVIINGGQRGVMVRLAPDDAVRVLGAVVAPLLA
- a CDS encoding iron-containing alcohol dehydrogenase, with amino-acid sequence MAVQEQVYGFFIPSVTFIGIGASKLIPEKIKALGGSKPLLVTDKGVVAAGIVKQVTDLLDAAAMPYVIYDETVPNPTDKNVDDGVAIFKKNGCDSLITLGGGSSHDCGKGIALLIANGGKIHDYEGVDKSTKPLMPYLAVNTTAGTASEMTRFAVITDTSRHVKMAIADWRVTPGIAIDDPVLMVGMPPALTAATGMDALTHAVEAFVSTIANPMTDACAIESIKLVFKYLRKAVANGQDLEAREGMCFAQYLGGMAFNNASLGYVHSMAHQLGGFYNLPHGECNALLLPYVEKFNLIAKVEKFAAMAEIMGENITGLAPRDAAELALKAIRQLSADVGIPANLVDLGRRYNKEVKAADIPTMTANAQKDICRFTNPRCATDKDVADIYTAAL